ATCTGTTCAGTTACTGAGTGGCTACTGATAGATTTGTACCAGAGCTGGGCCAGCACTGAATGGTGCGAATGGGTAGGAGTTGTGTGGCTGCTCAAGAGAAACTCAAGAGCATGCCAGGAGAGGGTATTGCTTTCTCTAGGAACAGAAGTGACCTTAGCTCTTGAGGCAAGTTTCTGAAAGATAACCAGGCACCTGTGTGTCACTTACATGGGTTTGTATCTGCATGGCTCTGCTTTGACACATCGTGAATTTGTTCTCAGGAAGGCTGCTGGCTACAGGCCACCCATATGGGAACCCACAGACCCCATCCAGCCACCCACAGCAAATGGACATGTGCAGAACTGCTTTAccaggttcctctgcagagcgACAAGCCAGCACCAGTGGGTCACTCCAGGCTTCCCAGAACCATGCTGAAATGCTGTGTTGCCTTTCCAGAGGGCAGATCAGTAGTTTGTTGGTTTTCCAATTAGAACTTTATCTCTGTGCCCTGGGGGCAGAGGTCCAGAAgacacagccccaggtgtccCTCCAGTGATCTCCACAAGGTTGTAAAGTAGCTGGTTACTTATTCCCTGTGTTTAGTCTCCCTAAAGAAACTACTCTTTACACAGGACAACGTGAGCTGTTAACTCtttagggaagagaaggaaaaggccaCAGCCTCTCCCACAAATAAGTTTGATTAATGGGACCAAATTAATTGAGCAACAAATCAGAGTTCAGATCAGACCTTCTAATCAGAAGGCAACTATGCCCCATCCTTACTAATCTGGTAATAAACAGGACCactgggaaggaaggggagtgACAAGGTAGCCAGATTGTCAATTCTCAGTGGTCATCTCCCTGTACAAATGAGAATGTCATGTTAAAAATTGACCCAGTTAACATTTATTACATTGACCAGGGGAAAGCAGTTAATGGAGCAAGTCAGTATTGACAGAGTTGTGCTGCAACTTGAATGTTTTGTCACTTGGCCACATGAATGATTTACCTATGGAAGCCTGAAAGTATTTTCCAGTAGTGACACTGCCTGGGATTGATCACTGTGCCCAAGAAACTCTTCCTCGTACCTGGACTGGACTGCAGAGCGATGGCACCTGCAGGGCTTGTCAGCATCCACCCAGGAGGGTTCACGTCGTGCAGCATCGTTTAAGGCAGTGGTTGCAGGCCGGCCCTACCCAGGGCTGAGATTCACATCAGCGCTGGGAGCAGCCTGACCGAGCATCaccagccctctgcagctgagcaggcaCGTTTCAAAcaccccctgcagagcagcggCGGCCCTGGAGTCCCAGCACAAAAACAGCTGCTAGAGCCAGGAGGTCCCAGCATGCCACCATGACAAGGAGCGACTGTGTCTCTGTTATGGGCTCTCATCTGACTGCAACTTCCTAGAGACTGGCATTTCAATTAAATCCTAAACCCCAGACCTGATCCTGGCTCATTCAGACAGCAGAGTGACCAGAAGCCAGCACGGCAGAGGGTCCGGCCTCGTGGGGGGCTGGCTGGTGTCCCCCGGGGCGCGGGTCCTGCTCAGTCGGATAGGCTCTCCGAGAATGCTGACTTGGACTTCTGTGTCTGCTCCAGCCGGTTCAGGATGAACTGGCTGGTGTCGATGAAGCGCTCCACGCAGTTCACGAAGCACGTCTCGGCCCGGCTGTCCAGCTTCGGACCCGGCTTGTCCATGCACTTCTCCTGCACACAGCGGGGGACCCGTTGGTCCCGGGACCACCGCAGCCCAACACCCCCGTCCCACCCCGCGCATCGAGACTGTGCTTCATGGGTTCCTCCAGCCCTCGGGCAACATCCTCCGTCGGTAACCTCACCCTCTTGGGCGCACCTAGCCCCACCCGCCCGGGGCTGTCGGCAGCTGGTCCCCCCCTACCCTCCgctttcctcccccctctcccccttcctgaGAGCCCTCCCCCGAGGCTCAATGGGGCCGGGAACGCTGCCACGGCAGCTCCATTTtgtcctccctctttcccctggGGACAAGGGTCAGCGCGACGTATCTGCCTGCACCACCACCGCGACTACGCCTCCCTCGCTCTCTCCCGCCGCCGCGGTCACCGGAGCCGGCAGCCCCCGTCCGCCTCCCGCGGGCCGCCCgtacccagcacagctcagtcaTCTGGTGCACTAGCTGCTGGAAGCGCTGCTTCTGCGTCTCCACCTCGATGAAGCGCTGGAGCTGGGGGTCGGCGCCGCCCAGCCCGGCGGCGGACGGCGCGTCCATCGCGGTACCGGTGCCGCCGCGACCTTCACGTGCCGCGCTGCGCCGCCGCCGCGCACGCGCCGCCCCCGCCCCTTCCGCGTGCGCGGCGCACGCTCGCTCAGTCCCCGCTGATCGGGAGCCCCCTGCCGGACGGGCGGACCGGCAGCCGGTGTCGGGAACCGTTTATTGCGCACGGGTGTGGTGCGGGGCCCAGCGGGGCCGTAAGGGTCTCTGCCTCTGTCCTTGGCTGTGAGAGGCTCTGTCCGGTCACGGGAGCTGCGATGGCAGCCGTGAGCACCCTGCGAGGTCCCTGCTTGCCCGCGGGGTGGCTGATGCCGTGTTCATGACAGCGGTGTCGAGGTCCGGTGCGCAGGTCCATCCTGGCGGGCAGCGGGGCAGCACCGGCCCCGTAGTGCCAGCCGCCGGCACCAGGCAGGTGTCACAGGCCAGGCAGGTGTCGCAGGCCAGACCGTCCCGGCTCGGAGTCAGGG
This DNA window, taken from Indicator indicator isolate 239-I01 chromosome 17, UM_Iind_1.1, whole genome shotgun sequence, encodes the following:
- the TIMM8A gene encoding mitochondrial import inner membrane translocase subunit Tim8 A codes for the protein MDAPSAAGLGGADPQLQRFIEVETQKQRFQQLVHQMTELCWEKCMDKPGPKLDSRAETCFVNCVERFIDTSQFILNRLEQTQKSKSAFSESLSD